One part of the Marispirochaeta sp. genome encodes these proteins:
- a CDS encoding sugar ABC transporter permease, with protein MILNVRNKLYILMFLTPACLLVGLFVYSFLAWSIKVSFTDWSTIGRMGTFNGLANYREIFLNDPVFLRALKQTLILAVLFVALTIPLGVITAVLLDLGVKGQKVFRTIYLIPLSFSFVASAIMWSWMFMPNGGVINTVLQSIGMGFLAQPWLTSTNQALFSIVLVYVWQFSGFATLVYYSGIASVSETILDAAEVDGVSLVQKYVRVVLPLQKPATLTVLLLLLMYSLRVFDFVWLLTGGGPAYSSEVLANYMYRVTFNYNRFGIGAAISTFMFILSILIIILPVVISSIRKTGGQK; from the coding sequence ATGATTCTCAACGTTCGAAACAAATTATATATTCTTATGTTCCTGACTCCTGCCTGTCTTCTTGTCGGACTATTTGTGTATAGTTTCCTGGCCTGGAGTATCAAGGTTTCCTTCACCGACTGGAGTACCATCGGAAGGATGGGGACCTTTAACGGGCTTGCCAACTACAGGGAAATCTTCCTCAACGACCCTGTATTCCTCCGGGCTCTAAAGCAGACCCTCATTCTGGCAGTGCTCTTCGTTGCGCTTACGATACCCCTCGGGGTTATCACGGCAGTTCTGCTTGATTTGGGGGTAAAAGGACAGAAGGTTTTTCGTACGATTTACCTTATTCCCCTTTCTTTTTCATTTGTTGCCTCCGCCATCATGTGGAGCTGGATGTTCATGCCCAATGGGGGGGTTATCAACACGGTCCTCCAATCCATTGGTATGGGGTTTCTCGCTCAGCCATGGCTCACATCCACGAATCAGGCTCTTTTCTCGATTGTTCTGGTCTACGTCTGGCAGTTTTCCGGATTTGCCACTCTGGTCTACTATTCGGGGATTGCATCGGTTTCTGAAACCATCCTTGATGCCGCAGAAGTGGACGGAGTTTCCCTCGTCCAGAAATATGTCCGTGTGGTTCTTCCGCTTCAGAAACCAGCTACCCTCACGGTTCTTCTGCTGCTTCTTATGTATTCACTGAGGGTCTTCGATTTTGTATGGCTTCTCACTGGAGGAGGTCCCGCTTATTCTTCCGAGGTGCTGGCAAATTACATGTATCGGGTTACCTTTAACTACAACCGTTTCGGCATTGGGGCTGCCATCAGCACCTTCATGTTTATTCTTTCGATCCTCATTATCATCCTTCCGGTTGTTATCTCTTCAATTAGAAAAACGGGAGGACAAAAATGA
- a CDS encoding ABC transporter substrate-binding protein: MKKLYLLLLIALLGFSLSLYAGGAQDKPEAEKMIVYHWWTAGGEKEAIDALFQAFLEDHPELEIVENPVSGGGGGVMRGQIKTMVMAGNSPDTFQLTYGTGMLSSFGEVLTPIDDLFKDFPIPEMVKKMGQVDGKQVSIPLNIMRNNCLWYNKKIVDKLGIDMDFTGFDEILTVLEKIKTSGYVPFVIGAGAGQQFWLGQITEQMILGAPHGGPEYITRLYNGKADPAHDQAIREMLQFLSVLIERGYINNDYSALTWDQAADVLMRDEGVFFSMGDWAKGHFTAAGWEPKVDFDYIPNPGTNGFFTLHFDGFSLCKNAPHPDITMEWLKFLTTAEAETVFCPLKGATPPRLDAPTDMYDEISLDILSDFRNPKTKIVQSIFAQPPEEYLGVIGSMLSGFMENPNVDQGVKDYAAAYKTIFK, from the coding sequence ATGAAAAAACTGTATTTGCTGTTATTGATCGCACTATTAGGATTTTCGCTTTCCCTGTATGCCGGAGGAGCACAGGATAAACCGGAGGCTGAAAAGATGATCGTCTACCATTGGTGGACGGCTGGTGGTGAAAAAGAGGCTATCGATGCCCTTTTTCAGGCATTTCTGGAAGATCATCCGGAGCTCGAGATCGTTGAGAATCCTGTATCCGGCGGCGGCGGCGGCGTAATGCGCGGCCAGATTAAGACAATGGTCATGGCCGGCAATTCACCTGACACATTCCAGCTCACATATGGCACGGGGATGCTTTCATCCTTCGGCGAGGTACTGACACCCATAGATGATCTTTTTAAGGATTTTCCCATTCCCGAGATGGTAAAAAAAATGGGCCAGGTGGATGGGAAACAGGTTTCGATTCCCCTTAACATTATGAGAAACAACTGCCTGTGGTACAATAAAAAGATCGTTGACAAGCTCGGAATTGACATGGATTTTACTGGTTTTGATGAAATCCTCACGGTTCTGGAAAAAATAAAAACATCCGGGTATGTGCCCTTTGTGATCGGCGCGGGAGCTGGACAACAGTTCTGGCTTGGACAGATTACGGAACAGATGATTCTTGGAGCCCCGCACGGCGGTCCGGAATATATCACCAGGCTCTATAACGGCAAAGCAGACCCTGCACACGATCAGGCAATTCGGGAAATGCTTCAATTCCTTTCAGTACTCATCGAAAGGGGATACATCAACAACGATTATTCAGCCCTTACCTGGGATCAGGCGGCAGATGTTCTTATGAGAGACGAGGGAGTTTTCTTCTCCATGGGAGACTGGGCCAAGGGTCACTTTACCGCTGCTGGCTGGGAACCGAAAGTCGACTTCGATTATATCCCAAATCCAGGTACGAACGGATTTTTTACCCTGCACTTCGACGGTTTCAGTCTCTGCAAAAATGCACCGCATCCAGACATAACCATGGAATGGCTGAAGTTTCTGACTACCGCCGAAGCGGAAACCGTTTTCTGTCCGCTCAAAGGCGCAACCCCTCCTCGTCTTGACGCCCCTACGGACATGTACGATGAGATATCTCTTGATATTCTCTCCGATTTCCGTAACCCAAAAACGAAAATCGTGCAGTCTATTTTTGCCCAGCCCCCGGAAGAGTACCTCGGTGTCATCGGCAGTATGTTGAGCGGGTTCATGGAGAACCCCAATGTCGATCAGGGAGTAAAAGACTACGCTGCAGCTTACAAAACAATTTTCAAATAG
- a CDS encoding glutamine amidotransferase gives MSQPTKILLVGETWFVLKMHIKGFDMVPLGGYENFSVWFMDALSKFDDIEAIHMPNHIALTDFPKTVQEMRKYDVIIFSDTGKNTIQLYPDMFTVPMGPNRLDVLRDYVSQGGGFCMGGGWNCFEGIRGIPGYHDTQVEEILPVNMLPYDDRVEKPQGIAPVVLQKQHPVLKGIDTSWPLFLGYNKISAKEQGEVLATIEDNPFITVGDFGKGRTMAFASDLSKHWGTAFIEWKDYAAFWRNAVRWLAGKE, from the coding sequence ATGTCACAACCTACAAAAATTCTTCTGGTTGGAGAAACTTGGTTTGTTTTAAAAATGCATATCAAAGGTTTCGACATGGTCCCCCTCGGAGGGTACGAGAACTTCTCCGTGTGGTTTATGGATGCTCTCAGCAAATTCGACGATATTGAAGCGATTCATATGCCGAACCATATTGCTTTAACTGACTTTCCCAAGACTGTTCAAGAGATGCGCAAATACGATGTAATTATCTTCAGTGATACCGGGAAAAACACTATTCAACTTTATCCGGACATGTTTACCGTTCCTATGGGTCCAAATCGACTGGATGTATTGCGGGATTACGTTTCTCAAGGCGGAGGTTTCTGCATGGGCGGGGGATGGAACTGTTTTGAAGGGATACGGGGAATCCCCGGCTACCATGATACACAGGTGGAGGAAATTCTACCGGTCAACATGCTTCCGTACGACGATCGCGTGGAAAAACCCCAGGGGATTGCTCCCGTGGTACTTCAGAAGCAGCATCCGGTGCTCAAAGGTATCGATACATCCTGGCCTCTTTTTTTAGGATACAACAAAATCAGCGCGAAAGAACAGGGAGAGGTACTTGCTACTATTGAGGACAACCCCTTCATTACCGTAGGTGATTTTGGTAAAGGCCGTACAATGGCATTTGCTTCAGATCTCAGCAAGCACTGGGGTACAGCTTTTATTGAATGGAAAGATTATGCAGCCTTCTGGCGAAATGCAGTCAGATGGCTTGCCGGGAAAGAGTAA
- a CDS encoding LacI family DNA-binding transcriptional regulator, which translates to MASQHDVAKMANVSLMTVSRVVNGDPRVKLETREKVQHAIEVLGYYPNAMARALNSKKTMTIGMILPKIDYVLSEPYFTQLIYNIEKTLGPHNYDLLIGSEEHQNGRDLTLLYKHKKVDGLIIIGAETNDERLIALSENRIPAVLIHSRSELPGLSFVDVDNFKLIEYFVDRLYGLGHRRIGLITGDLTVINAYHRLLGYKESLKKRDIPFSEELLFPGDWSSYSGYEACIYFQSLAERRPTAIISSNDHMAVGFIKSAYEHNIKIPEDLSIVGVDDIEMASFTTPKITTMRQPMHTIANLAVKLLLDSIDAEKPKESHIILEAEAVIRESCGPVPVY; encoded by the coding sequence ATGGCTTCTCAACACGATGTGGCAAAAATGGCGAATGTATCTCTCATGACTGTGTCCAGGGTGGTTAATGGAGACCCCAGAGTGAAACTGGAAACTAGAGAGAAGGTTCAACACGCCATAGAGGTCCTTGGGTATTATCCGAATGCCATGGCGCGGGCCCTTAACAGCAAAAAAACCATGACCATTGGAATGATTCTTCCAAAAATCGACTATGTACTCTCAGAACCTTATTTTACTCAATTGATCTACAATATCGAGAAAACCCTTGGACCACATAATTACGATCTGCTCATCGGCTCGGAGGAACACCAAAACGGCAGGGACCTTACCCTTTTGTACAAGCATAAGAAGGTTGACGGTCTCATAATCATTGGAGCCGAAACTAACGATGAAAGATTAATCGCGCTTTCTGAAAACAGAATTCCCGCTGTTCTCATACATTCCCGAAGCGAACTTCCGGGACTCAGCTTCGTGGATGTGGATAACTTTAAACTTATCGAATATTTCGTGGACAGGCTGTACGGACTGGGGCATCGCCGGATTGGATTGATCACCGGAGATCTTACGGTTATTAATGCGTATCATCGTCTCCTTGGCTATAAAGAATCTTTAAAAAAAAGAGATATCCCTTTCAGCGAAGAATTACTCTTTCCTGGTGACTGGTCATCCTATTCGGGATACGAAGCATGCATCTATTTTCAAAGCCTTGCCGAACGCCGCCCTACAGCGATCATTTCCTCCAACGACCACATGGCTGTCGGATTTATCAAATCAGCGTATGAACACAATATTAAAATTCCTGAAGATCTTTCAATTGTTGGAGTCGATGATATTGAAATGGCCTCCTTTACCACTCCGAAGATAACAACCATGCGTCAGCCGATGCATACGATTGCTAACTTGGCGGTCAAGCTTCTTCTTGATTCGATCGACGCGGAAAAACCAAAGGAATCACACATCATCCTTGAAGCGGAAGCAGTGATCCGTGAATCTTGCGGTCCGGTTCCTGTCTACTGA
- a CDS encoding IS3 family transposase, translating to MIDPNHPELSIAQQCRTLEVTRSSYYRKGRDMRTETDLEDLTVILEYHKKVPFYGYRKVSRVLLPEHPHLTRKRVRRLMKRFGLRALYPGPNLSKARNDHKKYPYLLRGKQIRHPNQVWASDITYIGLPQGHVYLVAIVDLYSRKVLSWRLSNSMDPSFCVAALQEAIETYGVPAIFNTDQGSQFTSRAYLSVLEEHQVEISMDGVGRALDNVYVERLWRSLKYEDIYLRSYESMVELHHGIEHYFTFYNTERLHQSLEYRTPEEMHQSFATENPLPLAA from the coding sequence ATGATTGATCCGAACCATCCCGAGCTGAGCATAGCGCAGCAGTGTCGTACTCTTGAGGTCACTCGGAGCTCCTACTACCGCAAAGGCCGAGATATGCGAACAGAGACGGATCTGGAGGATCTCACAGTCATCCTGGAGTATCACAAGAAGGTCCCCTTTTACGGCTATCGCAAAGTATCACGAGTGCTGTTACCTGAGCATCCTCACCTGACCAGAAAACGAGTCAGGCGGCTGATGAAGCGTTTTGGACTGCGGGCATTATATCCTGGGCCAAATCTGAGCAAGGCACGCAACGATCACAAGAAATATCCGTATTTGTTGCGCGGTAAGCAAATACGGCATCCCAATCAGGTTTGGGCCAGTGATATCACCTATATTGGTCTTCCGCAGGGGCACGTCTATCTGGTGGCTATAGTGGATCTGTACTCTCGTAAGGTCTTGAGCTGGCGGCTTTCGAATAGCATGGATCCGTCATTCTGTGTTGCCGCGCTGCAGGAGGCGATCGAGACCTATGGGGTCCCGGCGATCTTTAACACGGATCAGGGTAGCCAGTTCACAAGCAGGGCCTACCTGTCGGTGTTGGAAGAACACCAGGTGGAGATCAGCATGGACGGGGTTGGCCGCGCACTGGACAATGTGTATGTCGAACGACTGTGGCGCTCATTGAAATATGAGGATATCTACCTGCGGTCATATGAGAGCATGGTGGAATTACATCATGGGATTGAACACTACTTCACGTTCTACAACACCGAACGGCTACACCAGTCGCTGGAGTACAGGACACCGGAAGAGATGCATCAATCATTCGCTACGGAGAACCCGCTGCCGTTGGCAGCGTAG
- a CDS encoding chemotaxis protein CheB, translated as MSSNTSIPQENEEQSADTQKAALEESTATETEFLSHGNTSAPPSRSFPIVGIGASAGGLAAFEAFFSGMSAETDPGMAFVLVQHLAPDHKSMLAELIKRYTHMQVLEVEDGMTVFPNCAYIIPPGYDMSFIDGKLNLHEPSAPRGHRFPIDFFFRSLAHDQGERAIAVVLSGTGTDGSIGIRAIKGEGGMLMVQSPDSTEFDGMPRSAISTGMADFVLPPAEMADALISYTSRVFGDTSSYTKASTDGKDDSLRTIFKLLQGHSGHDFSHYKPNSILRRIERRMALLQIDGIEKYVEYIHQKNDELDALFRDLLIGVTLFFRDTEAFSALEKTIAQNLFTGKSPGDFIRVWSAGCSTGEEAYSIAILFYEYMDTLNENYNLQVFATDIDGQAISAARSGIYPASIAADMSPERLSKFFTEESVTSEGIPESYRISKRIRDVMIFSEQNIIKDPPFSNIDLISCRNLMIYLNGDLHKKLIPLFHYSLRPGGMLFLGTSESIGESTDLFNTLDRRGKLYQRKDTIGVSHYNSFGSFLPSMFPSSEMTYRKSSPQDKVKNIPLRELAEKAILQKLAPASALVNEQGDIFYLHGRTGMFLEPATGEVGHYNILKMAREGLCHELTLALRKVAKDRVTLRRAGLRVKTNDHFSSVNLSVCPAEDLSGAPSDPPLYLVVLEEGIDDSAEGDMQFERNTELDDGGIAELRQELLAKEQYLQTTNEELETANEELKSSNEEMQSMNEELQSTNEELETSKEELQSVNEELSTVNTELQSKVADLWRAHNDMNNLLSGTGIATIFVDHQLRILRFTPTTSEVINLIGSDIGRPVGHIVSNLDNYDNMIADIQEVLASLTPKEMEVRNSRGDWFTMRILPYRTMDNIIKGAVINFVNITRRRQMEDELKKQLSEKEILLREVHHRIKNNISTIGSLLSLQIQSVTNEEALSVLQDAVGRINSMSALYDKLLIQKDYGEGSVKSYIEGLIDSLRNLFFDKTKHSIDTRITDFYLSSKTLFPLGIIINELITNTMKYAFSGRSDGLISLVLTKKENHVTLSIQDNGRGLPEDFTLEEATGFGLTLVRMLSDQLHGCYTIGNRKDSVGTRSVLEFDM; from the coding sequence ATGTCATCAAATACGTCTATCCCTCAAGAAAACGAGGAACAATCAGCCGATACACAGAAAGCAGCTCTGGAGGAGAGTACAGCGACGGAAACAGAGTTCCTCTCTCATGGCAACACCTCAGCTCCGCCATCCCGCTCATTCCCAATCGTAGGCATTGGCGCATCGGCCGGGGGATTGGCGGCCTTTGAAGCTTTCTTCTCCGGAATGTCCGCTGAAACCGACCCGGGAATGGCCTTTGTACTTGTGCAGCACCTTGCTCCGGATCACAAAAGTATGCTCGCAGAGCTCATCAAGCGTTACACACATATGCAAGTCTTAGAGGTTGAAGATGGAATGACGGTCTTTCCTAACTGCGCCTATATTATCCCGCCGGGATACGATATGTCATTTATAGACGGCAAGTTGAACCTCCACGAGCCCTCTGCCCCGCGCGGGCATCGTTTTCCGATAGACTTTTTTTTCCGCTCCCTCGCCCACGACCAGGGTGAAAGAGCCATTGCTGTGGTACTCTCGGGAACCGGGACCGACGGTTCCATTGGTATACGGGCAATTAAAGGAGAAGGAGGCATGCTTATGGTGCAGTCCCCTGATTCCACCGAATTCGATGGAATGCCCCGCAGCGCAATTTCCACCGGCATGGCCGACTTTGTGCTCCCGCCTGCGGAGATGGCGGATGCACTTATCTCCTATACATCCCGAGTATTCGGCGATACTTCGTCCTACACTAAAGCCTCTACGGATGGGAAAGACGATAGCCTGAGAACCATCTTCAAACTGTTGCAAGGCCACAGCGGCCATGATTTTTCCCATTATAAACCGAATAGTATATTACGGCGCATCGAACGGCGTATGGCACTTCTCCAGATCGATGGAATCGAGAAGTATGTGGAGTATATACATCAGAAAAACGATGAGCTCGATGCACTGTTTCGGGACCTGCTGATAGGGGTGACGCTTTTTTTCAGGGACACAGAAGCTTTCAGTGCACTGGAAAAAACAATAGCCCAAAACCTCTTTACCGGGAAAAGCCCGGGGGATTTCATACGTGTATGGTCAGCCGGCTGCTCCACCGGCGAGGAAGCCTACTCTATTGCCATTCTTTTCTATGAGTATATGGACACCTTAAATGAGAACTATAACCTCCAGGTATTTGCTACCGACATTGACGGGCAGGCTATCTCCGCCGCCCGCAGCGGTATTTATCCTGCCAGTATCGCCGCCGACATGAGTCCGGAGCGCCTTTCCAAATTTTTTACCGAGGAGTCAGTCACATCGGAGGGTATACCGGAGAGCTATCGCATAAGTAAAAGAATCCGGGATGTGATGATTTTCTCCGAGCAGAATATTATCAAAGACCCGCCTTTTTCCAATATAGATCTTATAAGCTGTCGAAACCTCATGATCTATCTCAACGGGGATTTACACAAGAAACTCATCCCGCTTTTTCACTATTCCCTGCGTCCGGGGGGCATGTTGTTTCTGGGTACATCGGAAAGCATCGGAGAAAGCACCGATCTTTTTAACACTCTCGATCGCCGAGGCAAGCTGTATCAGCGCAAGGATACCATTGGGGTTTCACACTACAATTCCTTCGGCAGCTTTCTGCCTTCCATGTTTCCCTCCTCCGAGATGACCTATCGAAAAAGCAGCCCACAGGATAAAGTAAAAAATATTCCCCTGCGTGAGCTTGCGGAAAAGGCTATCCTTCAGAAGCTTGCCCCCGCAAGTGCGCTGGTTAACGAACAGGGGGACATTTTCTACCTCCACGGGCGTACGGGGATGTTCCTGGAACCGGCTACTGGAGAGGTAGGACACTACAACATTCTCAAGATGGCCCGGGAAGGTTTATGTCACGAACTGACTTTAGCCCTGCGTAAGGTCGCAAAGGATAGAGTAACCCTCCGTCGCGCCGGCTTGCGCGTAAAAACCAACGATCATTTCAGTTCCGTAAATTTGAGTGTCTGCCCGGCAGAAGATCTTTCCGGTGCACCTTCAGACCCACCGCTGTACCTGGTGGTATTGGAAGAGGGAATCGACGACTCAGCCGAAGGGGATATGCAATTCGAGCGAAATACTGAGCTTGACGACGGAGGTATCGCGGAACTCCGACAGGAACTGCTGGCCAAAGAGCAATACCTTCAAACAACAAACGAAGAGCTGGAGACTGCGAACGAGGAGCTGAAATCCTCCAACGAAGAGATGCAATCGATGAACGAAGAACTCCAGTCGACCAACGAGGAGCTGGAGACGTCAAAGGAGGAGCTGCAGTCAGTCAATGAGGAACTATCCACGGTCAACACCGAACTGCAGAGTAAGGTAGCGGATCTGTGGAGGGCCCACAATGATATGAACAATCTGCTATCGGGTACCGGCATTGCAACCATCTTTGTCGACCACCAGCTTCGGATCCTGCGCTTTACCCCCACTACCAGTGAGGTAATCAACCTGATAGGCAGTGATATTGGGCGGCCTGTTGGGCACATCGTTTCCAACCTGGACAATTACGACAACATGATTGCTGATATCCAGGAGGTGCTCGCAAGCCTCACCCCCAAGGAGATGGAGGTACGCAACAGCAGGGGCGACTGGTTTACCATGCGCATTCTGCCCTATCGCACCATGGATAACATAATCAAAGGGGCGGTAATTAACTTTGTAAATATCACCCGCCGCAGGCAGATGGAAGATGAACTGAAAAAGCAGCTTTCAGAGAAGGAGATTCTTCTGCGGGAGGTCCACCATCGAATAAAAAACAACATCTCCACTATTGGATCCCTCCTCTCGTTGCAGATCCAATCCGTTACCAACGAGGAGGCTCTCTCTGTTTTGCAGGATGCAGTCGGCCGTATAAACAGCATGAGCGCTCTCTACGACAAACTCCTGATACAGAAAGACTATGGCGAAGGCTCTGTAAAGAGCTATATTGAAGGCCTTATCGATTCATTGCGTAACCTGTTTTTCGACAAAACAAAACACTCAATTGACACCCGTATAACTGATTTTTATCTTTCTTCTAAAACACTGTTTCCCCTCGGAATCATTATTAACGAACTCATTACCAATACCATGAAATATGCCTTTTCCGGTAGATCCGACGGTTTGATAAGCCTTGTACTGACCAAGAAAGAAAATCATGTAACCCTTAGCATACAAGACAACGGCCGCGGGCTTCCCGAAGATTTTACCCTTGAGGAGGCAACAGGCTTCGGACTCACCCTGGTCAGAATGCTCAGCGATCAATTACATGGATGCTATACGATTGGAAACCGGAAAGATTCCGTCGGGACGAGGAGTGTTTTGGAATTCGATATGTAA
- a CDS encoding histidine kinase dimerization/phosphoacceptor domain -containing protein, which produces MCCFEQQKETLALSIYVLYGAAILLNAGMSFLIGMLKDAYLHNKKALLEVEQSKAKYQKVVDNIKEGMIIVDTSGFVIFMNRSASVMLNLPVTDLGFSFLDIFTTSIPFDENSGVDETGLGSVSEYIIEYDHPELGIRQIAVSETPYMSREGNLSGSLKFLLDITDTREKNVTIEILRKRNEYLFAEMHDRIGNNLNAINSYINLYLRNNDISKSEGLDKLDDIIHTMALLNSQYFMNFKQQTVNLAACMTKIVHDLSEKYYYSTVNIQLDLIRKNVHIDTAVPFGMLFTIIIATILMLHRDEENKPMISIDMEMVNGKSNVQITVEKSGFFIHQENSESGKTEKEIVSALLLQINGKVSIVPGAGNTVKIVF; this is translated from the coding sequence TTGTGCTGTTTTGAGCAGCAAAAGGAAACACTGGCTTTATCTATATACGTGCTGTATGGGGCCGCGATCTTATTGAATGCAGGGATGTCTTTTCTCATAGGGATGCTTAAGGATGCTTATCTGCATAATAAAAAGGCTCTGCTTGAAGTAGAACAGTCAAAGGCAAAATATCAGAAAGTTGTAGACAATATAAAAGAAGGTATGATTATCGTCGATACGAGTGGATTTGTCATTTTTATGAATCGTTCCGCATCGGTCATGCTGAATCTCCCGGTCACTGACCTCGGTTTCAGTTTTCTGGATATCTTTACGACGAGCATACCTTTTGATGAAAACAGCGGAGTCGATGAAACAGGACTCGGATCAGTCTCAGAATATATTATCGAATACGATCATCCGGAACTTGGGATACGCCAGATAGCTGTTTCGGAAACCCCCTATATGAGCAGGGAAGGAAATCTATCCGGCAGCCTGAAATTCCTGCTGGATATAACTGATACGAGAGAGAAGAATGTTACCATTGAAATTCTCAGAAAACGGAATGAATACCTTTTTGCAGAGATGCATGACAGAATTGGCAATAATCTAAACGCGATAAACTCGTATATCAACCTTTATCTCAGGAACAATGATATTTCCAAATCGGAAGGTCTGGATAAGCTTGATGATATCATTCACACTATGGCACTTTTGAATTCCCAGTATTTTATGAACTTTAAACAGCAGACAGTAAATCTTGCAGCCTGCATGACCAAAATTGTCCACGATCTATCAGAAAAATACTATTACAGCACGGTTAACATTCAATTGGATTTAATAAGAAAGAATGTTCATATCGATACCGCAGTTCCTTTTGGTATGCTGTTTACCATCATAATCGCCACTATTTTGATGCTGCATAGAGATGAAGAAAACAAACCAATGATTAGCATTGATATGGAGATGGTAAATGGCAAATCAAACGTGCAGATTACCGTTGAAAAAAGCGGTTTCTTTATACATCAAGAAAACAGCGAATCCGGTAAAACTGAGAAAGAGATTGTTTCTGCATTGCTACTACAAATTAATGGAAAAGTTTCAATAGTTCCAGGAGCCGGCAACACAGTAAAGATTGTGTTCTGA